In the Clostridium gelidum genome, GAAATAGCGCCATCATCTAAAACTATGATTCTATCTGCATCCATAACTGTTGCAACTCTTTGAGCAATAATAAGTACTGTAGCTTTTGCTGTCTCATTTTTAAGTGATGCACGTAATCGTGCATCAGTTTTAAAGTCAAGTGCTGAAAAACTGTCATCAAAAATATATATTTCAGGCTTTCTAACTAAAGCACGCGCTATGGATAAACGTTGTTTTTGTCCACCAGAAATATTTGTGCCTCCTTGAGCTATAACATGTTCATAGCCTTCTGACATTGTATTAATAAAATCTGTAGCCTGAGCTACTTTAGCTGCATGCTCAATTTCTTCAATAGTAGCATTATCCTTACCATATTTTATATTTTCAGCAATTGTTCCAGAAAAAAGTACTGTCTGTTGAGGAACAAAACCTATTTTTGCTCTAAGACTTTCTTGACTCATTTCTCTTACATCTACTCCATCCACGAGTACGCAACCACTAGTTGCATCATAAAAACGCGGTATTAAGTTTATTAAGGTAGATTTACCTGAACCTGTACCACCAATAATTGCAGTTATTTCACCTGGCTTCGCACTAAAATTTATGTTACTCACAGCTGGCTGATCTGCACCAGGGTAGCTAAAACTTACATCTTTAAACTCAACATATCCACTTTCTTTATCAGCAAGTATAGCCTTCTGTGGATCTAAAATTTCTGGTTCCATTTCTAATACTTCATTTATTCTTATGGCAGAAGCTTGAGCTCTCGGTATCATTATAAATACCATAGAAAGCATTAAAAAACCAAATAAAATTTGCATTCCATATTGAATAAATGCTATTAATGAACCAATTTGCATATTACCAGCATCTATTCGTATACCACCAAACCAAATTATAGCAACAGTTGTAACATTCATAATTAACATCATCATTGGCATTAAAAATGCCATAATCTTATTTACTTTTATAGCATTATCCATAAGATCAATGCTTGCATCATCAAATCTAACTTTTTCTGTATCTATACGGTTAAAAGCACGTATTACACGAATTCCAGTAAGTCCTTCACGTAATACAAGATTCAATTTGTCTATTTTTACTTGCATCAATTTAAATAATGGCATAGCTGATTTAAGTGTTACTCCAATGATAATTCCAAGGAGAGGAATTATTACTGCAAAAATCCAAGTTAAAGGTGCATCCTCTCTTAAAGCCATAACAATACCACCTATGGCAGTTAAAGGTGCAAAAAGCATAATAGAAAAAATCATTATAGTTACTGCTTGAATTTGAGTAACATCATTTGTAGTTCTTGTTATAAGAGTAGCAGTACCAACCTTATCAAACTCATGCAATGAAAAACCTTCAACTTTGGTAAATAATTCATTACGAAGAATTCTACCAAAACCCACAGCAGTTCTTGAAGATAAGAATGTAGATATAACTGAGCATACAGCCCCACCTGCTGAAATAAGTAACATGATTCCACCTGTTCTAAGAATGTAATCTACACCTTGATACGAACCACTAAATCCTAAAAATGAAATAGTTTGAACTACATCCTTTTGTACTATACCTTTATCAACTATATCAGCCATTAAATTTGGTAAATACAGATTTGCAAGAACTTGCGTAAAAATTAATAAAATTACTGCAACTATTTGTAATGAGTATTGTTTTAGAAACCTAAACAATTTAAGCATTTAATATCATCTCCATTTATTGTTATTATTTTAGACACATGAAAGAAAATAACAAGTCAAAAATGTCATACAGATGGACTAGTTATTTTTTTGATTGTGCCTTATTCTTGCTGAACACTTAAGAGTTTCTTAAGTGCATCTAAGCCTTCAGATATTTTGCGAAGTTCTTCTGGGCTTCCTTGACTGATTATTTTTTCAACGTTTTTTTCCATTTGCTTATGAAAAACTTTATGCATATCTTCAAAGTTTGGAGATATACTTACATAAACTACTCTCTTATCCTCTTTACTTCTTTCTCTTACCACCATTTCCTGTGCTTCAAGCCTATCTATAATTCCAGATACAGTACTATTTGATAAACAAAGCTTACTACTAAGTTCTGTTATCTTCATTTTCTTATTCTTACTCAAAAGTCCAATAACCATACCTTGTGGTGCAGAAATACCTGCATCACCAAGCAACTTTTTCATATTATGTTTAAATAAATGCATTACCTCTTGGAAAAGTCTTGCAACTTCCATACTATCGTTTACTGTGTCCATTTTATCTCCACCTTAAAATATATTTCGCTTACGTATATTTCTATTGCGAATGTTTCGTTTGCGAATGTTTCGCTTACGAAATAAATTATAATCTCATAAACATTTTCTGTCAAGGTATATTCAAATAAAAAAACTTCGCATAAATTTTACGCGAAGTCTTTAATCCATATAAGGTTTTAAGTCAATGTCAAAAAGTAATATTCAAAAATGTACACTATAGAAAATACTAACTACATTACCATTTTTCCCAGTGTACCTTAGTTCCATCATATCTTGGCGTAAACTCTTTTTCTTCTGCATGATAGCCTAATGCAATTACTGCAATTGGAATAACTTTCTCTGGCAAATTAAAATACTCACAAATATATTTATAACTTGGACATGATTTAAGTAATCCACACCAGGTAGCACCTAAGCCTAACCCATGAGCTGCAATCAATATATTTTGTGCAGAAGCTGAACAATCCTCTAATAAAAATTCATTTATGCCTTCTATATTCTTATCTCCACAAACTATTATACAACAATTTGCTGTAAGAAAAGGCTTATGATTGTTTTCATCTGCCATATTTGAAATGACAACTTTATTATTTGTTATAACAAAATGCCAAGGTCGCTTTCCTTTTGCATTTGGCGCACAAAAACCTGCTTGAAGAATGGTATCAATCTTTGATTTTTCAACATCTTTAGATGAAAATATTCGTATGCTTTGTCTTGAATTAATTGCAGTTAAAACATTAATATTGCATAATTCATTTTCAATAACTTTGCGTTCTCCTGAATCATATAATGCCTCTTTATCAAGATCCATAGTAACCTCAATTTCCATATCATCTACATTAATGCCAATTTTTTTCTTCAATTTTTTATCCACGCTCATTATATATTTCCCATTTCCTCTTGAAATAAGCTTATTTCTATAATCTACACCATTAATGTTACCATATACTTTTATTGTGCCTTTTTTAACATTAAACTCTTCTGCTGCATTAAATGGTAAATCAATAACAGTAAGACCACCTTTCTCTTTTGTGTTTATTAAAACTGTTTTAAACTTCTGCATATTTCCACATCCTTAAACTTTTACTTTTATTGGCATATACAATATCATATCTGTTTCCATTTCAATATGTGGGTCATTGATTTTATATTCTTCAAAAAACCAATAATCCCCAATACAATACTCCTTACTTTTGGACATCCAATTCATAAACTCTCCCAAAGCCCATCCATTATATTTATATTTAGATTTCATAACGGCATAATATCCACCTTTGAATTCCTCTAACTTTATGTTAGGGTTATCTGTTTTAAATTCTTTATCAACAGTTGTATGGATTTTGAAAAAGAAATCATCATGTCCAATTCTTTCATAGTTATAATAAGCAAAAAATCTATTATTTAAGTTGTCACTAAATAACCCTTCAGATGCTGCCCATTTTAGAAAGTAGTCTCTCCCTTTATCGATTGCATCTTTGCCTGTCACCATATAAGTAGCTGTCCACATAGGTTCAACATTTTCAAAAGTTTTTATCATATCGATATTATTCTTTTCCATAATAGGCATATATAAATCTACTCCACCTATATGATTGAAGTTATCATCAAAACCCAAATGTTCTTCAAGCCATTGGTGACCACCATAAATGTATTTACTATCTGTCAACCAGTTATTGAATCTTTTCCATGCTTTCATTATTTCATATCCTATTTCACCATTCTCATCTGGTTTTACACCAATTACAGCATAAAGCCCTCCATCAAGAAATTTTGTTTTAATTTTATCATCATTAACATCTATATCTTCATCAATTGTAATACAAACTTCATAACCATATTCATCATGACCTTCTGATGGACTAGGATTATCAAAACCCCAAATTCGTAATTTTTGCTCATTTATATTCATCCCAGTCTTATTTATCCACTCTCTCATTACTGTAAAAGCATTATCTTCAGAGTGTTTTCCATAATAGCAATAATAAGCTACTCTCATAGTTTCAAGTTTTTTTAGAACTTTTATATCAGGATATTTTTCAAGGAGTTTTTTATCCTGAACATCAAAATATTTATCCATAACATTCATCCTTTCAAAGCTATATATTTGATTTTGCTCTCTGAAATCACTTGGCAAAAATCCAGTAATACGCTTAAAAGCTCTTGAAAATGTATCTCCACTATTAAAGTCATACTTCACAGCAATGTCAATTATACAAACATTGCTACTTCTAATATCAAAAGCTGCAAAACTAATTCTACGAAGCCTAATATATTCTTTTATTGAATGACCAACAATAGCAAAAAACAATCTATAGTAGTTAGATTGTGACATGTATGCTTCTTTGGCTACAAGATTTAAATCAATCTTATTTTCAAGGTTTCTTTCAATGTAATCAATAGATTTTTGTATGCGTTCATAATAGTTCAATGGAATGCACTCCTTTAATATCTTAAGATAAATATAGATTATCATACCTTAATTACCATTGTCCGACTTTTTTTCTAAATATCCATTGATGTACTTTTATGACTTCCACTTTTACCTAATACACCAACAATTTCTTATTATATAATTGATAACCATTTTCATTTACTTTTTATTTCTCATATGGTATATTATTTTTAGTATTAAACTAATAGGTAATAATAAAATAAAGGGAGTGATTAAATGATAACAAATTCTGATATGTACCACGATATAATAGAAAGTTTAACTGCTGCCTTAGATGCAAAAGATGTTTATACATCAGGTCATTCTACTAGAGTTGGCAATATGGCATATGATTTAGCTAAAAATTTCGAACTTGACGATTATGATTTACAAATGATTCATATTGCTGGTCACCTGCATGATATTGGTAAAATTGGAGTGCCGGATAATATATTAAATAAAAAAGATAAACTCAATGCTTATGAGTGGGAACTTATGAAAAGTCATTCTGAAATGGGATATAATATTGTGAAAAAAGCAGAAAGTTTAAAAGAGATATCTTCTATTGTTTTACATCATCACGAAAGGTGGGATGGTGCTGGATATCCTAAAGGACTATCAAAAGAAAAAATTCCACTAGGCGCTAGAATAATTGCTGTTTGTGATTCTATAGATGCTATGAGAAGTAACAGACCGTATAGAAAAACAGCAAGTAACACTGAATGCTATAATGAAATATTAAAAAATAAAGGACTAATGTATGATCCTAACGTCACTGACTGCATAATTGAAAATTGGAATAATATTGTAGTTTCTTATTATTCAAAATAAAGGAGATTAATATGAATTTTAGTGAATTAAACAATAGGTATAAGGGAATACTATTTATAATAATATCAGCTTTTGGCTTTGCTATGATGTCAGCTTTTGTTAAGCTATCAGGAGATTTACCCTCTTTTCAAAAAACCTTTTTTAGAAACATAGTCTCACTTTTAGTAGCATTAGCACTTATATTAAATCATAATGGAAGCTTTTTTGGTAAAAGAGAAAATCAAAAAACATTAGTCTTAAGATCTGTATTTGGGACACTTGGAATAATTTTTAACTTTTATTCAATAGATAGATTAGTATTATCAGATGCTAACATGTTAAATAAACTTAGTCCATTTTTTGTAATTATTTTTTCGGCTTTGTTTTTAAAAGAAAAGATAAATTTAAAACAAATTTCAGCAATAGTTATAGCTTTTATAGGTGCATTATTTATAATTAAACCAACTTTTAATTTAGAAATGATTCCAGCCATTATTGGGACATTAGGAGGTATTGCAGCCGCTGCTGCATATACATGTGTTAGAGCTTTAAGTGGAAGGGAAAATCCAGATACAATTGTATTTTATTTTTCATTTTTTTCAAGTGTTGTTACTCTCCCACTAATGTTATTATCTTATGAACCTATGAGAATGATTCAATTAATTTACTTGATTTTAGCTGGAGTTTTTGCAAGCATCGGACAATTCGGAATAACATTTGCTTATAAATATTCGCCAGCTAAAGAAATATCTATATTTGATTATACTAATATAATTT is a window encoding:
- a CDS encoding ABC transporter ATP-binding protein; this translates as MLKLFRFLKQYSLQIVAVILLIFTQVLANLYLPNLMADIVDKGIVQKDVVQTISFLGFSGSYQGVDYILRTGGIMLLISAGGAVCSVISTFLSSRTAVGFGRILRNELFTKVEGFSLHEFDKVGTATLITRTTNDVTQIQAVTIMIFSIMLFAPLTAIGGIVMALREDAPLTWIFAVIIPLLGIIIGVTLKSAMPLFKLMQVKIDKLNLVLREGLTGIRVIRAFNRIDTEKVRFDDASIDLMDNAIKVNKIMAFLMPMMMLIMNVTTVAIIWFGGIRIDAGNMQIGSLIAFIQYGMQILFGFLMLSMVFIMIPRAQASAIRINEVLEMEPEILDPQKAILADKESGYVEFKDVSFSYPGADQPAVSNINFSAKPGEITAIIGGTGSGKSTLINLIPRFYDATSGCVLVDGVDVREMSQESLRAKIGFVPQQTVLFSGTIAENIKYGKDNATIEEIEHAAKVAQATDFINTMSEGYEHVIAQGGTNISGGQKQRLSIARALVRKPEIYIFDDSFSALDFKTDARLRASLKNETAKATVLIIAQRVATVMDADRIIVLDDGAISGMGTHKELLTSCKVYHEIVSSQLSEEELA
- a CDS encoding effector binding domain-containing protein, producing the protein MNYYERIQKSIDYIERNLENKIDLNLVAKEAYMSQSNYYRLFFAIVGHSIKEYIRLRRISFAAFDIRSSNVCIIDIAVKYDFNSGDTFSRAFKRITGFLPSDFREQNQIYSFERMNVMDKYFDVQDKKLLEKYPDIKVLKKLETMRVAYYCYYGKHSEDNAFTVMREWINKTGMNINEQKLRIWGFDNPSPSEGHDEYGYEVCITIDEDIDVNDDKIKTKFLDGGLYAVIGVKPDENGEIGYEIMKAWKRFNNWLTDSKYIYGGHQWLEEHLGFDDNFNHIGGVDLYMPIMEKNNIDMIKTFENVEPMWTATYMVTGKDAIDKGRDYFLKWAASEGLFSDNLNNRFFAYYNYERIGHDDFFFKIHTTVDKEFKTDNPNIKLEEFKGGYYAVMKSKYKYNGWALGEFMNWMSKSKEYCIGDYWFFEEYKINDPHIEMETDMILYMPIKVKV
- a CDS encoding nitroreductase family protein, producing the protein MQKFKTVLINTKEKGGLTVIDLPFNAAEEFNVKKGTIKVYGNINGVDYRNKLISRGNGKYIMSVDKKLKKKIGINVDDMEIEVTMDLDKEALYDSGERKVIENELCNINVLTAINSRQSIRIFSSKDVEKSKIDTILQAGFCAPNAKGKRPWHFVITNNKVVISNMADENNHKPFLTANCCIIVCGDKNIEGINEFLLEDCSASAQNILIAAHGLGLGATWCGLLKSCPSYKYICEYFNLPEKVIPIAVIALGYHAEEKEFTPRYDGTKVHWEKW
- a CDS encoding MarR family winged helix-turn-helix transcriptional regulator — its product is MDTVNDSMEVARLFQEVMHLFKHNMKKLLGDAGISAPQGMVIGLLSKNKKMKITELSSKLCLSNSTVSGIIDRLEAQEMVVRERSKEDKRVVYVSISPNFEDMHKVFHKQMEKNVEKIISQGSPEELRKISEGLDALKKLLSVQQE
- a CDS encoding HD-GYP domain-containing protein, yielding MITNSDMYHDIIESLTAALDAKDVYTSGHSTRVGNMAYDLAKNFELDDYDLQMIHIAGHLHDIGKIGVPDNILNKKDKLNAYEWELMKSHSEMGYNIVKKAESLKEISSIVLHHHERWDGAGYPKGLSKEKIPLGARIIAVCDSIDAMRSNRPYRKTASNTECYNEILKNKGLMYDPNVTDCIIENWNNIVVSYYSK
- a CDS encoding DMT family transporter, producing the protein MNFSELNNRYKGILFIIISAFGFAMMSAFVKLSGDLPSFQKTFFRNIVSLLVALALILNHNGSFFGKRENQKTLVLRSVFGTLGIIFNFYSIDRLVLSDANMLNKLSPFFVIIFSALFLKEKINLKQISAIVIAFIGALFIIKPTFNLEMIPAIIGTLGGIAAAAAYTCVRALSGRENPDTIVFYFSFFSSVVTLPLMLLSYEPMRMIQLIYLILAGVFASIGQFGITFAYKYSPAKEISIFDYTNIIFSALISLCIFGILPDYLSVIGYIIVFMASLYMFIFNKN